The sequence below is a genomic window from Streptomyces sp. NBC_00582.
AGGGCGCGGCGCTGCTCCAGGGTGAGGCGACCCTTCGGGGTGTTCACGGTGATGATGGTCATGGAATCTCCTATGACGACTGTTATAGAGGAACCCTACACCGGGGCTATAACGAGTGTCATAAGCGAAGGTCGGCGGTTGGGGCAGGTCCGACCCGGTGACCGGTGCGGCGCGGCGGGCGCCGGGATTCCGTCAGTCGGTCCCGTGTCCGGAGTGGCCGCCGCGGTGATGCCTGCCCTCGCCGTGCCGGGTCTTCCCGTGCCCGCCGTCCTGGCCGCCGCCGGTCGCGCAGCCCCCCTCGCCGCCGTCCCCGGTCCCGGGCTCGGGGTCCGCGGTGTGCGGCGGCTCGGGCTGCGGGATCTCCGGCTGCGGGGTCTCGGGCTCGGGGGTCTCGGGGGAGGGGGTCTCGGGGGAGGGGGTCGAGGGTGTCGGGGTCTCCTCCGCGCCGTCGTCCGCTGTGCCGTTGTCCGCGGGCGGAGGCGTCCGCTCCTCCGTCGGCGGGGTTCCGGTGGACGAGGGCTCGTCGTCCACGGGAACCCCGGTGCTCCCCCCGCCGGTCGTGGGGGGCTTCCCGGTGTCGGACGGGGGCGCCGCCTCGGTCGCCGGGGGCGCGGTGTCCGTGCGGAGGTCTGCCGTGGCGTCGGCGACCCGTACGGGTGTCGTCCGGTCCTCGGTGGCCTCCGCCGGCACGGTGTCCCGCGCCGGAGGGTCCGTCGGCACCTCCGCCACGGGCAACTGGCGCACGGGCGCGTCGGCGATCGGCGCGCGCTGGGCCGGTACCGGAGCGGACTCGCCCGGGCCGATGACCAGCGCGAGTGCGGCGGCGCCCGCCACGAGCGCACCCGCCGCCACCGCCGGCGCCTTCGAGCCACCGACCGCCGAGTGGCGCACTCCGTGCCACAGCCCGCCACCACCTGCCGCCCCCGCACTGCCCGCGGCCCCGCCACCACCCGCCGCGCCGACACCACCCGCCGCGCCCGCGGCCCCCGCCCCGGCACCGGCTGCGGCCCCGCCACCACCTGCCGCCCCCGCACTGCCTGCGGCCCCCGCGCCACCTGCCGAGCCGACACCGCCCGCCGCACCCGCGGCCCCCGCCCCAGCACCGCCTGCGGCCCCGACACCGCCCGCCGCGCCCGCACTGCCCGCCGCCCCGGTGCCGGCCCCTGCGCCGACGCCGGCTGCGGCCCCGGCACCACCCGCTGCCCCGCCGCCGCTTGCCGCGCCCGCACTGCCCGCCGCCCCGGCTCCACCCGCAGCCCCTGTACTGGCTGCGGCCCCGGCACCGCCCGCCGCCCCGGCGCTGCCTGCCGCGCCCGCACTGCCCGCAGCCCCGGCGCCGCCTGCCGCCGCGCTGCCCGCTGCCCCTGCGCTGCTTGCTGCGCCCGCGCCGCCCGTTGCCCCTGCGCTGCCTGCCGCACCCGCGCTGCCCGCCGCGCCCGCACCGCTCGCCGCCCCGGCACCGCTCGCCGCCCCGGCACCAGCACCGCCCACTGCCCCGCCGCCCGCCGCCGCCCCCGCGCCCGCCGCCGCCCCCGCGGCGAAGGTCATGAGGTACTTGCCCGTGCCGCCCAGTGCGCACAGCAGCAGGGCCGGTGCGACGATCGCGGGGAGGCGGTCGTTGGCCCGCATCAGGGCGGCGAGCCGGGCGCGGCAGTCGTCGCAGCCGTCGACGTGACCGAGCAGCCGCTCGCCCTGGCGCGGGGTCGCGGCGCCACGGACGTAGGCGGGCATCCGGGACCAGTGGACCTGGCACGCCGGGTCCTGCGGCGCGCCGGTCTGGGTGCGCAGGAAGGCCTGCCGCATGCCCTCGCGGGCCCGGTGCAGCAGGACGGCCGTCGCCCCCTCCTTGGTGCCGAGCTGCGGCCCGATCGCCGCCAGCGGCTGCCCCTCCGCCTCGGCCAGCCACAGCGCCTTGACCCAGCGCTCGGGCAACTGGCCCAGCACCCGCACCACCAGGTCGACCTGGGACACCTGCTCGGCCGGGTCGCCCTCCTGCGCGCCCGGCTCCGCCCGCTCGTCGGTGTGCGGATCCCGGGGCGTCTCGCGCACCGCGGTCCCGGAGGCGATCGCGAGGTGCCGCACCGTCGTCCGCAGATACGCCGGCACGTTCTCGATCTCGTGCCCCTCGGCCAGCCGGCGCCACACCCGGAAGTGCGCCTCGGCGACGAGGTCCTCGGCGGTCCAGGCGTTCCGGGTGAGCGAGCGCGCGTACGCGACCAGCCTCGGCTGCTGTTCCTCGTAGATCCGGGCGTACGAGGCGGTGGCGGAGGCTTGCGCGGGGACGGCGGCGGACCGGTCGGTCATGGAGGAACGCTCCAGTTGCCTGCTGGGGGCCGAGGGGTTTGTCAGCCTAGATGACAAAACTTTCAATGAAAGTTGCGGAGGTTGCCTGATGTGACGCACATCACGCCCGGCCGTGTGCCTCCTGTGAGTGCCGGGACAGCGCGTCGATGACCACCGCCGCGAACAGCACCCCGCCCGTGATCACGAACTGGACCGCCGGGGGAGTGTCCGTGATCGCCATGCCCGAGGCGATCGACTGGATGACGAGCATGCCGAGCACCGCCGACCACGTCGTCCCGCGCCCGCCGAACAGACTGGTGCCCCCGATCACCGCCGCCGCGATCGCGTTCACCAGCAGGACCCCCGAGCCCGAACTCTGGCTCACCGAGGTGATGCGCGAGGCGAGGAACAGTCCGCCGACGGCGGCCATGGTGCCGGAGACGGCGAACACGGCCGTCTGGACCCGGAACACACTGAGGCTCGCGCGGCGGGCCGCCTCGATGCTGCCGCCGAGGGCGTACACCTGCCGCCCGTAGTGGGTGCGCCGCAGCAGGATGTCGAGGCCGGCCACGACCACGAGGAAGATCAGCAGAGCGAGCGGCAGCCCCTGGAAGCGATTGACGACGTAGGCGACGCCGAACGCGACCACCGCCGTGACCGCGGTCCGCACGCCCACGGCGGTGAGCGAGCGGTGCGGCATGTTCACCGCCTTGCGGCGCCTTCTGTCCAGGTCGGCCCCGAGGAACACCACCGCGGTGGCCACCGCCGCCAGCCCGTAGGCGACGGCGTCCTGGGTGAAGTAGTAACTGGTCAGCTGGGCGACGAGCCCGTCCTCGTCCAGGTTGACGGTGCCGCTGTCGCCGAGGACGGCGAGCATCAGGCCGTTCCAGGTGAGCAGCCCCGCGAGCGTGACCACGAACGCCGGGACCCGGGTCCGTGCGACGGAGAAACCCTGCAGGGTGCCCGCGACGGTGCCGGTCAGGACGCCCACGACGAGCGCGAGCCACTCCGGTACCCCGCTGTTCACGTTCAGCACCGCGAACACCGCCGCCGCGAAGCCGCTGACCGAGCCCACGGACAGGTCGAGTTCGCCGAGCAGCAGCACGAACACGATGCCGACCGCGATGAGACCGGTCCCCACGATGTCCACGCTGAGGTTGGACAGGTTCCGAGGCGACAGGTAGTTCGGGTTGAGGGACTGGAAGGTGATCCAGACGACGGCGAGGACCAGGACGACGGGGAGCGAGCCCAGTTCTCCCGCCCGCACCTTGCGCTTCAGCAGCGCGAGCGTGCCGCGCAGCGCACGGACCCCCCCGTCCACGGCCCGGGAGGCGCGCCCCTCGCGCTCCGGCGGGCGGACCTCGCCCCCGGACGCGGTGGGTTCGGCCGAGGCGTCGTCCGCCACCTTGCGCATGCCTCTCACCACCCCGACTCCCGTGGGGACGGCCGGCGGGGCACGTTCTCCGTGGCGCCGGTGATGGACGCGATGATCTGCTCCTGCGAGGCGGTGTTCACGTCGAAGAAGCCGTTGTTGCGGCCGAGCCGCAGCACCGCGGCCCGGTCCGCGAGGGCCTTCACGTCCCCCATGCTGTGGCTGATCAGCAGGACGCCCAGCCCCCGGTCCCGCAACCGGTCGATGAGGTCCAGGATCTCGGACGTCTGCTCGAACCCGAGCGCGGCCGTCGGCTCGTCCAGGAGCAGGACACGCGGTTCGCCGAGCAGCGAGCGGGCGATGGCGACCGTCTGCCGCTGCCCGCTGGAGAGCGAGGCGACGGGACCGCGCAGATCGGGCACCCGCCGGGTCAGCCGCTCCAGCAGCTCCTGGGTGCGGCGCTCCATCTCCATCTCGTCGAGGAACCCGTACCGGCGGATCTCCCGCCCGAGGAACAGGTTCCCGACCACGTCGAGGTTCCCGCACAGCGCGAGGTCCTGGTAGACGGTGGCGATGCCGAGGGTCCGCGCGTCGTGCGGGCGTCGGATGTGGACCGAACGGCCCTCCCACTCGATGACGCCCCGCTCCGCGGGCGCCACCCCGGAGATCACCTTCACCAGCGTCGACTTGCCGGCCCCGTTGTCCCCCAGAAGGGCGACCACCTGACCGGAGTGGATCTCCAGCTCGATGTCCGTGAGGACGTCGACGACACCGAAGCGCTTGCACACCCCGCGCAACGCCAGCAAGGGCGGACCCGGCACGGCAACCACCTCCTTCCCTGGCCCCGGACCAGGCCGGAGTCCGCGCGACGCGGCCCGTCAGATCAGCCCCGCCTCCTCGCAGGCGGCCCGGAGCTGGGGGGTGCAGATCTGCTGCACCGTGTGCAGGCCTTCCTTCACCACGGTGTCCTTGATGGTGTCGGCCGTCACGGACACCGGTGTGAGCAGCACGGCCGGGACCCGGTCGCCGCCGCGCGGTGTCACCTCGCTGGTCGCGAGCCGGTCCAGGCCCTCCCGGCGGGCCGCCGCCACGGCCATCGCACCGCCCGCCGCGGCCTCCGGACCGAAGGGCTTGGAGACGGTCATGTACTGGTCGCCGGCCAGGATCCGGCGCAGCGCGCCGAGTTCGGCGTCCTGGCCGGTGACCGGGGGCAGCGGGGCGACCTTGTTCGCCTTCAGCGCCGAGATGCTGCCGCCGGCGAGGCCGTCGTTGGCCGCGTACACCCCGTCGATGGCGTCGGCGCCGAGGGCCGCGATGGCCGCGGACATGTTCATGTGCGCGGTCTCCGCCCGCCACTGCAGGGTGTCGTACGCCTTGCCGATCCTCACCTTCCCGCGCAGCACGGACAGCGCGCCCTCCTTGAACAACGCGGTGTTGGGGTCGGCGGGATCGCCGTTCATCATCACGATCTGCGGGCGCGGTGTCCCCCCGCCCATCGCCCTGAGCAGGGCCCGGCCCTGGAGTCGGCCGACCTCCCTGCCGTCGAAGGAGACATAGCCGGAGATCGGGCCCTGGGCGAGCCGGTCGTAGGCGATCACCGGGATGCCCGCCGCGCGGGCCTCCGAGACCGACGAGGCGAGCGACTTGCCGTCCACGGCCACCAGCACGATGGCGTCGACCCCCTTGGTGATCATCGAGTCCATCTGCTCCTGCTGGGTGGCCACCTCGCCCCTGGCGTTGGCGTGCTCGACCACACAGGTGTCGCACAGTTCCTTGATCTTCTTCTCCAGCAGCGGCCGGTCCTGCGCCTCCCAGCGCGCCGTGGTGGCGTCCGGCAGCAGCAGGCCGATGCTCGGCGCGCTCCCTCCGTCGGGGTCGCTCCCGGTGTCCGCCCCGCAGGCCGCGAGGGCGACCGCCGCCCAGACCGCGGTCACGGCGGCGGCCGTGTCCCGTATGCAGGCCTTCATGGGTGATACCTGGCGTAGACGACAACAGTGACGATCGGTAGGTATGTCGGGTTGGTTCGTATATGCGATTCTGGTGGGTGGGTGCCCCGTTCTCAACCTGTCGGCACCCGAGGCGGGGACGGGAGGTACGTTGCGGACATGCCTCGACCGGGCCCTGATCTTGGCCGGAGCGACACAGGCGGCGGTCTACGCGCCGGGGGCCGGGCACGAAGAGCTTCGGCTGGTGGACTCGGCGGGAGGCGTCCCTTCCGAACCGGGGCCACCGGTCCGGCTCCCCCTGTCCGGTGACTCACCCGCCGTACGCGCCTTCCTGACCGACCGCCCCCTGTGGCTGACCGCCGACCCCTCGCTCGGCGCGCTGCCCCTCGACGTGGAGGGCCGGCGGCTCGGCTGTCTCGTCGTCACCGGCGCCTCGACGGAGGGCTTCGAGGCCGACCAGCGCCGCTTCCTGGAAC
It includes:
- a CDS encoding sugar ABC transporter permease; translation: MRKVADDASAEPTASGGEVRPPEREGRASRAVDGGVRALRGTLALLKRKVRAGELGSLPVVLVLAVVWITFQSLNPNYLSPRNLSNLSVDIVGTGLIAVGIVFVLLLGELDLSVGSVSGFAAAVFAVLNVNSGVPEWLALVVGVLTGTVAGTLQGFSVARTRVPAFVVTLAGLLTWNGLMLAVLGDSGTVNLDEDGLVAQLTSYYFTQDAVAYGLAAVATAVVFLGADLDRRRRKAVNMPHRSLTAVGVRTAVTAVVAFGVAYVVNRFQGLPLALLIFLVVVAGLDILLRRTHYGRQVYALGGSIEAARRASLSVFRVQTAVFAVSGTMAAVGGLFLASRITSVSQSSGSGVLLVNAIAAAVIGGTSLFGGRGTTWSAVLGMLVIQSIASGMAITDTPPAVQFVITGGVLFAAVVIDALSRHSQEAHGRA
- a CDS encoding sigma-70 family RNA polymerase sigma factor → MTDRSAAVPAQASATASYARIYEEQQPRLVAYARSLTRNAWTAEDLVAEAHFRVWRRLAEGHEIENVPAYLRTTVRHLAIASGTAVRETPRDPHTDERAEPGAQEGDPAEQVSQVDLVVRVLGQLPERWVKALWLAEAEGQPLAAIGPQLGTKEGATAVLLHRAREGMRQAFLRTQTGAPQDPACQVHWSRMPAYVRGAATPRQGERLLGHVDGCDDCRARLAALMRANDRLPAIVAPALLLCALGGTGKYLMTFAAGAAAGAGAAAGGGAVGGAGAGAASGAGAASGAGAAGSAGAAGSAGATGGAGAASSAGAAGSAAAGGAGAAGSAGAAGSAGAAGGAGAAASTGAAGGAGAAGSAGAASGGGAAGGAGAAAGVGAGAGTGAAGSAGAAGGVGAAGGAGAGAAGAAGGVGSAGGAGAAGSAGAAGGGGAAAGAGAGAAGAAGGVGAAGGGGAAGSAGAAGGGGLWHGVRHSAVGGSKAPAVAAGALVAGAAALALVIGPGESAPVPAQRAPIADAPVRQLPVAEVPTDPPARDTVPAEATEDRTTPVRVADATADLRTDTAPPATEAAPPSDTGKPPTTGGGSTGVPVDDEPSSTGTPPTEERTPPPADNGTADDGAEETPTPSTPSPETPSPETPEPETPQPEIPQPEPPHTADPEPGTGDGGEGGCATGGGQDGGHGKTRHGEGRHHRGGHSGHGTD
- a CDS encoding ATP-binding cassette domain-containing protein, translating into MPGPPLLALRGVCKRFGVVDVLTDIELEIHSGQVVALLGDNGAGKSTLVKVISGVAPAERGVIEWEGRSVHIRRPHDARTLGIATVYQDLALCGNLDVVGNLFLGREIRRYGFLDEMEMERRTQELLERLTRRVPDLRGPVASLSSGQRQTVAIARSLLGEPRVLLLDEPTAALGFEQTSEILDLIDRLRDRGLGVLLISHSMGDVKALADRAAVLRLGRNNGFFDVNTASQEQIIASITGATENVPRRPSPRESGW
- a CDS encoding substrate-binding domain-containing protein encodes the protein MKACIRDTAAAVTAVWAAVALAACGADTGSDPDGGSAPSIGLLLPDATTARWEAQDRPLLEKKIKELCDTCVVEHANARGEVATQQEQMDSMITKGVDAIVLVAVDGKSLASSVSEARAAGIPVIAYDRLAQGPISGYVSFDGREVGRLQGRALLRAMGGGTPRPQIVMMNGDPADPNTALFKEGALSVLRGKVRIGKAYDTLQWRAETAHMNMSAAIAALGADAIDGVYAANDGLAGGSISALKANKVAPLPPVTGQDAELGALRRILAGDQYMTVSKPFGPEAAAGGAMAVAAARREGLDRLATSEVTPRGGDRVPAVLLTPVSVTADTIKDTVVKEGLHTVQQICTPQLRAACEEAGLI